From the Pseudoalteromonas tunicata genome, one window contains:
- a CDS encoding Hpt domain-containing protein — protein sequence MQNVVIDEAALTSMQTLLGEHFESTLLFCHSEFDRLHQELAEHFDTDQETAVRNAHSLKSNAAQFGAVSLAEIARQIEHLLGGSESNQARVYLEQLAPHISSTKEKMTSWLVTQ from the coding sequence ATGCAAAATGTTGTTATTGATGAGGCCGCACTTACGAGCATGCAAACGTTACTCGGTGAGCACTTTGAAAGTACTTTGTTATTTTGTCATAGTGAGTTTGATAGGTTACATCAGGAACTTGCGGAACACTTTGATACCGACCAAGAAACAGCGGTGCGAAATGCTCACAGTTTAAAATCAAATGCTGCACAGTTTGGTGCTGTTTCTTTGGCCGAAATTGCGCGACAAATTGAACATTTATTAGGTGGCTCTGAGTCAAACCAGGCACGAGTTTATCTAGAGCAATTGGCACCACATATCTCAAGCACTAAAGAAAAAATGACTTCTTGGCTCGTCACTCAATAA
- a CDS encoding pyridoxal phosphate-dependent aminotransferase → MPIIKKSNKLEGVCYDIRGPVLKQARRMEDEGQKVLKLNIGNPAAFGFDMPEDMHKDIIRNLSSAQGYCDAKGLYSARVAIYQHYQQKNFFNLDVDNIYIGNGVSELIQLSTQALLNDGDEVLIPAPDYPLWTAAVRLASGTPVHYLCDEQQDWFPDINDIRSKITSKTKAIVLINPNNPTGAVYDVAMIQDLIGVAREHKLLIFSDEIYEKILYDGVTFTSVGSLCDDLPIITFNGLAKTYRAAGLRMGWMVLSGKLASMHDYIQGLDMLASMRLCANVPAQYAIQQALGGVQSIDDLIRPTGRLYQQRDIVYQGLNAIDGISCVKPKGALYAFAKFDRAKFNVHDDEKLIYDLLMQEKILLVHGRAFNWPEPDHFRLVFLPHQDQLKPALAQMARFFDNYKQDR, encoded by the coding sequence ATGCCGATCATAAAAAAGAGTAACAAATTAGAGGGTGTGTGTTATGACATACGAGGGCCGGTTTTAAAACAAGCTCGTCGTATGGAAGACGAAGGACAAAAGGTCCTTAAATTAAATATCGGTAACCCTGCAGCCTTTGGTTTTGATATGCCTGAGGATATGCATAAAGACATCATTCGTAATCTTTCCTCAGCACAAGGCTATTGTGATGCAAAGGGCTTGTATTCCGCCCGAGTCGCAATTTATCAGCATTATCAGCAAAAAAACTTTTTTAATTTAGATGTCGATAATATTTATATTGGTAACGGTGTTAGTGAGTTAATTCAACTCAGTACTCAGGCATTACTTAATGATGGTGATGAAGTACTGATCCCTGCACCTGATTACCCACTTTGGACAGCAGCGGTGCGTCTAGCTAGCGGTACGCCAGTTCATTATTTATGTGATGAACAGCAAGACTGGTTCCCTGATATTAATGATATCCGCAGTAAAATTACCAGTAAGACAAAAGCGATAGTCTTGATTAACCCAAACAATCCAACAGGCGCTGTTTACGATGTTGCGATGATCCAAGACCTAATAGGTGTTGCTCGTGAGCATAAGTTATTAATTTTTTCGGATGAAATTTATGAAAAAATTCTTTATGACGGCGTCACTTTTACCTCAGTTGGCAGTTTATGTGATGATTTGCCAATCATTACTTTCAATGGCTTAGCTAAAACCTACCGCGCAGCGGGTTTACGAATGGGCTGGATGGTATTAAGCGGTAAGCTTGCCTCGATGCATGATTATATTCAAGGACTTGATATGTTGGCATCAATGCGCTTGTGCGCAAATGTGCCGGCTCAATATGCGATTCAACAGGCATTAGGTGGTGTTCAATCAATTGATGATTTAATTAGGCCCACAGGGCGTTTATACCAACAACGCGATATTGTGTATCAAGGTTTAAATGCAATTGACGGCATCTCATGTGTTAAACCAAAAGGGGCACTATACGCTTTTGCGAAATTTGATCGTGCGAAGTTTAATGTGCATGATGATGAAAAATTAATCTACGATTTATTGATGCAAGAAAAGATTTTGCTAGTACATGGCCGCGCGTTCAACTGGCCAGAGCCCGATCACTTCCGATTAGTATTTTTACCCCATCAAGATCAACTTAAACCTGCATTAGCCCAAATGGCTCGCTTTTTTGATAACTACAAGCAAGACCGATAG
- a CDS encoding M15 family metallopeptidase, whose amino-acid sequence MSLSHQLLGQSREHLVPFGQHFIHPAIQSDLQRLCTAAEDAGFDLTIASSFRDFERQRLIWNNKFLGNRPVLDAIEQPIDISKLSTLELCHAILRFSALPGASRHHWGTDLDIFDANAVDKKYQLKLEQQEYQANGPFYAFNHWLDLHLGDFGFFRPYARYQGGVASEPWHISHQMQSQLMASAYDLTMLEAQITEHEVEGKTTLLEHLPTIYQTFITNICQP is encoded by the coding sequence GTGAGTTTATCGCATCAGTTACTTGGGCAAAGTCGCGAACATTTAGTGCCGTTTGGCCAGCATTTCATTCATCCTGCAATACAAAGTGATTTACAACGGCTTTGTACTGCGGCTGAAGATGCAGGTTTTGATTTAACGATAGCCTCGAGTTTTCGTGACTTTGAACGCCAACGGCTCATTTGGAATAATAAATTTTTAGGGAACCGCCCCGTTTTAGATGCAATTGAGCAACCAATTGACATTAGCAAGTTGTCGACACTCGAGCTCTGTCATGCAATTTTACGATTTTCTGCTTTGCCTGGTGCAAGCCGTCATCATTGGGGCACCGACCTTGATATTTTTGATGCAAATGCGGTCGATAAAAAGTATCAACTTAAACTCGAGCAACAAGAATACCAAGCGAATGGCCCCTTTTATGCGTTTAATCATTGGCTGGATTTACATTTGGGGGACTTTGGTTTTTTTCGCCCGTATGCCCGTTATCAAGGCGGGGTGGCCTCAGAGCCTTGGCATATCAGCCATCAAATGCAAAGCCAATTAATGGCAAGTGCTTATGATTTAACCATGCTCGAGGCGCAAATAACTGAGCATGAGGTTGAAGGTAAAACTACGTTACTTGAACACTTACCCACTATTTATCAAACTTTTATTACTAATATTTGCCAGCCTTAA
- the dapE gene encoding succinyl-diaminopimelate desuccinylase — MSQSEVITLAQALIQRPSVTPKDEGCQTLMAERLKKLGFSIEELFFVDTQNMWARKGQQSPLFCFAGHTDVVPTGPINAWHLDPFAATVQDGYLHGRGAADMKGSLAAMIVATERFITDFPDHKGSIAFLITSDEEGPFINGTTRVIDVLEARNEKIDLCLVGEPSSTHQVGDVVKNGRRGSLTGFVTVKGIQGHVAYPQLAKNPIHLVSPALTELSQTVWDQGNAFFPATSFQISNIQAGTGAGNVIPGELDVQFNFRFSTEVTVEQLQVRVVSILDHYGFDYDINWIINGLPFLTAEGSLVEATVKAIKQVQHIETSLETTGGTSDGRFIAQTGAQVVELGPCNATIHKVNECVSIEDLERLTDIYYHILREILA; from the coding sequence ATGAGTCAATCAGAGGTTATTACACTTGCCCAAGCACTCATTCAGCGCCCATCAGTGACACCAAAAGATGAAGGCTGCCAAACGTTAATGGCTGAGCGTTTGAAAAAGCTTGGATTTTCGATTGAAGAGCTGTTTTTTGTTGATACCCAAAATATGTGGGCTCGAAAAGGGCAGCAGTCTCCTCTCTTTTGCTTTGCAGGCCATACTGATGTGGTACCAACAGGACCAATAAATGCGTGGCACTTAGACCCATTTGCAGCCACTGTGCAAGATGGTTATCTGCATGGTCGAGGGGCTGCCGATATGAAAGGCTCTTTGGCCGCAATGATTGTCGCGACAGAGCGCTTCATCACTGATTTTCCCGACCATAAAGGGTCTATAGCTTTTTTAATTACATCAGATGAAGAAGGCCCTTTTATTAATGGTACGACACGTGTCATTGACGTGCTTGAAGCTCGTAACGAAAAAATTGATTTGTGTTTAGTGGGTGAACCTTCATCGACTCATCAAGTTGGCGATGTAGTTAAAAATGGCCGCCGAGGCTCATTAACTGGTTTTGTAACAGTAAAAGGGATCCAAGGCCATGTCGCTTACCCTCAGCTTGCGAAAAATCCAATTCATTTAGTAAGCCCTGCTCTGACTGAGCTCAGCCAAACCGTGTGGGATCAGGGTAATGCATTTTTCCCTGCAACTAGTTTTCAGATTTCGAATATTCAAGCAGGCACAGGTGCCGGTAATGTGATTCCGGGCGAGCTTGATGTGCAGTTTAATTTTCGTTTTAGTACGGAAGTTACTGTGGAGCAGTTACAAGTTCGGGTGGTCTCAATTTTAGATCATTATGGCTTTGACTATGATATTAACTGGATTATTAATGGTTTACCTTTTTTAACAGCTGAAGGCTCGTTAGTTGAAGCGACAGTGAAAGCAATCAAGCAAGTGCAGCACATCGAGACCTCACTAGAAACAACTGGTGGCACTTCAGATGGTCGATTCATTGCTCAAACTGGCGCACAAGTAGTTGAATTAGGACCCTGTAATGCAACCATCCATAAAGTGAATGAATGTGTCAGCATTGAAGATCTTGAGAGACTCACCGATATTTATTATCACATTTTACGAGAAATTTTGGCGTGA
- a CDS encoding ArsC family reductase, translating to MTIMYGIPNCDTIKKAKKWLESHNITFEFHDYRKQGLTLELLQTFETALGWQALVNTRGTTFRQLPKEQQENLNKDSALALLLAHPAMIKRPLLVHNQVHHLGFKADQYQEIFA from the coding sequence ATGACCATAATGTATGGGATCCCCAACTGTGACACGATTAAAAAAGCAAAAAAGTGGCTTGAAAGTCACAATATTACCTTTGAGTTTCATGACTACCGTAAACAAGGGCTCACCCTTGAATTACTTCAAACCTTTGAAACAGCATTAGGTTGGCAAGCACTTGTAAATACACGTGGTACAACGTTTCGCCAGTTACCAAAAGAGCAACAAGAGAATTTGAACAAAGACAGCGCACTGGCTTTATTATTAGCGCATCCAGCAATGATAAAACGACCATTATTAGTACACAATCAAGTGCACCACCTTGGCTTTAAAGCAGATCAATACCAAGAGATATTTGCATGA
- a CDS encoding PTS glucose transporter subunit IIA, producing MSVIHRQVISANQNQLAGIGLPVFSPISGKILPLTSHPEALFSQGIMGCGLAMTLTGHKVFAPFDGSVEQIRAGGTEFILKSRQGIRMMIALSIATDYLPLPGLCFYVQEGQQFKAQDALFYADFRHVPQPIFAAITVLNHDKLGGIYYCLQQARAPQDILFHITARNKR from the coding sequence ATGAGTGTTATTCATCGCCAAGTCATTAGCGCAAATCAAAATCAGTTAGCCGGTATTGGTTTACCCGTATTTAGCCCAATCTCAGGAAAAATACTGCCTCTGACCTCACACCCTGAGGCTCTTTTTTCTCAGGGTATTATGGGATGTGGACTTGCCATGACGTTAACAGGGCATAAAGTATTTGCCCCTTTTGATGGCAGTGTAGAGCAAATTCGCGCTGGTGGTACTGAGTTCATTTTAAAATCTCGCCAAGGGATCAGAATGATGATTGCGTTGAGTATTGCAACTGACTATTTACCATTACCTGGACTGTGTTTTTATGTGCAAGAAGGACAGCAGTTCAAAGCACAAGATGCGCTCTTTTATGCTGACTTTCGACACGTACCCCAGCCCATTTTCGCCGCAATCACCGTGTTAAATCATGATAAACTCGGTGGCATTTATTATTGTTTACAACAAGCGCGTGCGCCGCAAGACATTCTATTTCACATCACAGCACGCAACAAACGCTAA
- a CDS encoding ACT domain-containing protein — translation MSKQTLELMNETFTIHSFDPSTPIPNEVYQASIFFIAKTYDELSIVCPDSFKLQSDECETGWAALEVLGPLGFSLTGILSNISGVLANEKISIFAISTFDTDYILVKQDDITSAVSSLRKSGYRVTNVP, via the coding sequence ATGTCAAAACAAACTCTCGAGTTGATGAATGAAACCTTCACGATTCATAGCTTTGATCCATCAACACCTATTCCGAATGAAGTTTACCAAGCCAGTATTTTCTTTATTGCAAAAACCTATGACGAACTTTCGATTGTTTGCCCTGATTCATTCAAGTTGCAAAGTGATGAGTGCGAAACTGGATGGGCCGCGCTCGAAGTATTAGGCCCTTTGGGATTTTCTTTAACTGGGATCCTTTCAAATATTTCTGGTGTGCTTGCCAACGAAAAAATCTCGATTTTTGCAATCTCAACCTTTGATACCGATTATATTTTAGTTAAACAAGATGATATTACATCTGCGGTCAGTAGCTTACGCAAAAGTGGCTATCGAGTTACTAACGTGCCATGA